CCGACAGACTCCGATAGCTCATCGACTGATTTCCGACAACCACTCAACACATAATGCCGGGGATCAAGACCAATGAGACTACAATGATGTTCAGTAAACCAATGAAGCAGACAGGAGAGGAGTCCCCCCCTTGATCCCCATGAAGATCGGTTTCTGGAACGTGAGGGGCTTCAATCGGCCCCTCAAATACAATGGGGTAGCCCACCTCACCAAGCATAACCAGCTTTGCCTCTTGggcattttggagacaaagGTTGCAGCATCTAAGATTCAGACATTTCTTAACTGATCATTTCCGGGATGGTGCCAAGCCAACAACTTTGACACCATTGCCGGTGGACGCATCCTTGTGATTTGGAACCCGACAGTTATCGACCTTCAACAGGAGGATATCTCACCCCAAGTGATCCACTACCGTGCCACGAATAAGTCTTCTCAACTCTTCTTCTATATCTCGTTTACTTATAGTTTATATCCTGTTGTCAATAGAAGGAGTATGTGGGAGAAGCTTACAAAATTGGGACAGACGATAAGCATGCCACGTCTCATTATGGGCGATTTCAACTGTGTGAAATCTCCCGAGGAGAAGCAACTTGGAGTGGCCCCAACTTGGTATGAACTCAAGGATTTCATGGACTGCTGTGCAGCACTTGGACTGCTTGACGTCCCCACAACGGGTTGCTATTACACATGGTATTCCAACAACGGAAGCAACCCTATGTGGTGTAAACTTGGCCGGGTCCTTTACAACAATGAATGGCTTGAGGCCGGTTTACATTGCGGCACCCATTTCAACCCACCGGGATGCCTATCAAACCACTCTCCGGGTATTGTCACTATCTTTGATCATACTCCCACTAAGCCAAAACCATTCCACTTTTTCAATATGTGGGCAGACCATCCAAACTTCTTAACTACTGTTGAACAACGATGGAACTTGAATGTGGAGGAAACGCCACAATTCAGCCTGTGCGAGAGGCTGAAAGCACTCAAAGGTGCACTGAAAGTTTTCAACACACAACACTATAGCCACATTTTCACCAGGGCCAAAGAGGCTGACCTTGCACTACAAGATGCTCAGAACCAGCTTGAAAGCAATCCGGGAGATGTAACGCTTCGGGAATCTTTGGGAGATCTTAGGAAGAAGGTTGTTTTCCTTGTCGAGGCCGAACGACACTTCTTCTACCATAAAGCCAAGATCCATTACCTCAAAGAGGGGGACCGAAACACCAAATTTTTCCACGATATGGTGAAACGGAATGCTGCTAGAAACTCCATTACGGTAGTCACTAGAGCTGACGGGACCATTATTACTACTGTCGATGAGATTGCCCTAAGAGTTCGTTGATTACTACACATCACTCTTGGGCACCGAGGCTCACACCATCCCAGTTGATGACAGAGTGTTCGATTGCGGCCCCAAACTCTCCTCCAAGCTTACTGATGAGCTTTGTAGGGAAGTCACAGCACTGGAGGTCAAGGAAGCAATCTTCAATATTAACGACAACAAGGCACCCAACCTCGATGGATATTCCTCATGCTTCTTCAAGAAAGCATGTAATGTGGTGGGTGATCATGTATGCAGGGCCGTTTTGGATTTTCTTTAGAAGTGGACGAATGCTACGACAACTTAACCACACCATCATTGCTCTTGTGCCAAAATCAGAGCACTCCACTTCTGTTGTTGACTACCGACCAATTTCGTGCTGCAACGTCATCTACAAGGCCATCACGAAAATTATCTCGGACCCGCTTGCACCCGCATTTGAGCACCTAATCGACCGTTGCCAATCTGCATTTATTGGAGGTCGCAATATCACTgacaatattttcttggcGTAAGAAATGATGTGGCAGTACTCGAGGAAACAGATTTCACCTCGATGTACTATCAATATCGACCTTCGCAAGGCATATGACTCGGTCTCGTGGATATTTCTCTCCCGAGTACTTCACGGGTATGGTTTTCCCCCGATGTTTATAGCTTGGATTATGGCGTGCGTTTGCACTTCATCCTTTTCAGTGTCTTTGAATGGTTTCATCCACGGGTATTTTTTCGGGGAAGAAAGACCTAAGACAAGGAGACCCGATGTCGCCGGCCCTCTTCCTCCTTAGCATGGAATACTTCTCCCGATTGGTCAAGAGGAAGACTTCCAATTCAGATTTCAACTATCACCCGAAAtgtgaaaagttgaaaatcacTCACCTCCTCTTTGCCGACGACCTGATGCTTTTCTGTCGAGGAGACCTTCCATCTATCCACATCTTGATGGAATGCCTACAAGATTTTAGGGACACATCCGGCCTTTCCGTCAATACCTCCAAGTCATGCATTTTTACAGCGGGTGTCCGGAATGAGGAGCTTGATGAAATTCTCGCTAGGACAGAGTTTGCGAGAGGCGAAATGCCAATCCGATACCTTGGCATTCCACTAGCGGCACAAAGACTTTCAGTCAACAACTACTCACCGCTTGTGGATTAAATTGCCAACTGCATCTCGAAGTGAAAGTCCAAATCCTTATGTTATGCAGGCCAACTGGAACTCATCTGTTGGGTTATTCAGGGCATGGAGTGCTTTTGGCTCCAAGTTTTTCCTCTTCCAGCAGTGGTCATTGAGAAAATTCACCGATTCTGTAGGAATTTTCTATGGAACTCAAGGAGGGCACCAGTCGCTTGGGAGAAAATATGTCATCCCAAGGAAGAAGGCGGTCTCGGTATTAGGCACATTCAATCTTGGAACGTTGCGCTCCTTACACGCATCCTATGGAACATCCACCACAAGGCAGACACGTTGTGGGTGCAGTGGGTCAACGATGTCTACCTTAGAGATGCCTCGATTTGGGACTGGCAACCGAAGAAGGGGGATTCTCCACTCCTTCAACGGCTTGCTGATATCCGCAATAAGATAGTGACTGCTTTTGGGTCACCGACGACAACAATTGAACATATGACGAGATGGGCTACCACTAAGGGCCTCCAAACGTCGAAACCATATGAGTACTTCAAATCGAAACTTACAAGACAGCCTTGGAAAGCATCTATTTGGAAGGCTTTCATCCCACCGAAGTACTCGTTCATTATGTGGCTTGGCTTGCACAACAGATTAGCTACAAGGGACAGACTCGAGTTCCTTCATGAGGAGGATTTGTGTTCATTTTGCATCAACAGCAAGGAATCGGCCAAACACCTTTTCTTTGAGTGCTCGTTCAGCAACTACGTTTGGTCACATATCCAAGTATGGCTTGGGATTAACCGACGTATGTCCACCCTGCACAGTGCGGTGAAATGgctcaagaaggagaaaaccGGCTCCTCCGTTAATAACAAAGTACGACACCTAGCTTTGTCATGCACGGCCTACACCCTTTGGAGGCATCGCAATGAATTCATCTTTGAGGGTGCAAAACCCAGTCCCGAGGGCCTCATTATTTCCATAAAGATCACCCAGTCTATAGGCTCCTCTTGACACATTTCCCGCACGGTTTAATTGCTCTTTAAACTTTAGTGTGGGTCCTTTTGTATCTCTCCGGGTATGCCCGGAGTACTCTGTAAATATTATTGGATGAGTGGAAACTTAcaattcaccaaaaaaaaaaatctatttttttaaataattatttattttagttaatatttttgttctctttctcctactacaaatattttctccgacagaaaattatgataaaagtgagaatttctTATGCAAGAGCATGAATTCAAATAGCAAAGTAGCAGCAAGAGAGATTCTCGAGTGTGGAAGGGGAGTTGTCTGTGGAGGGGTGCCTCCCAATTTATAGATGAAAAATCCCTCTGTGCAAGGAGTTTTGGGGTGGGGGAGCAGCGTGTCTGGTGAGGAAGGCGGGATTTATGGGGGATAAGGTTGCACCTTATCTGTTCCTCAGCGGCAAGTTTTCGTATGAAGGAGGACTCCTTCTTCGTGAAGATTCCTATCTGGTGGGGAGTCCTCTTAGACTGAAGAGTCCAACCCCTTGAGAGCACCTCCTTCTTCGAGCTGGCTTGGAAGAGAGTAGTAGGCCTTCGGATTGGGCCACTTTCTTAGGCCAACTCTAGTGTGGGGGGCTCTTTCTTGGACTGAGCCTAGTGGGCCTCCCCTTTAGGTGGAACCATATTGCAGGGTGCCCTCTTCTTGGGTTAAGCTTGATGACCTAGGTGGACTAACTCTCTTTTGATGGCGAGCCTTTGCTTGGACTTAACATTTCTTGGTGAGCCAATCCTTTTGGGGCCATACccatcatatttattataaattcttgAACATTTAAATGGCACATGGACGGTGGGAgtaaatgtatatttattatctaaaacttttattttaaaataaatatataataaagtaagGAAATAAGCCGGTGGCATCGTGGGGGATATTCGGTTTTTCGTTcttcttgttattattattattattattgcagCTGAAAGAAAATTGTAGAAGAACCGAAGAGAGGGGGGCCCAAGCGGTTGCGATGGGAGAAAGCGGCGTTGCCATAGCGGAGGAGCAGAGGCAGACCGCCGTTGATGAAGCTGTGACCCACAAAAACGACACCGTTTGTAACTCCGGCGACACTCCTTCCTCGTCCGATCGCCCAGTTCGTGTGTACGCTGATGGGATCTACGATCTCTTTCATTTTGGCCATGCTCGCTCCCTGGAACAAGCCAAAAAGCTGTatgctttctt
This genomic stretch from Sesamum indicum cultivar Zhongzhi No. 13 linkage group LG16, S_indicum_v1.0, whole genome shotgun sequence harbors:
- the LOC105178633 gene encoding uncharacterized protein LOC105178633, coding for MWEKLTKLGQTISMPRLIMGDFNCVKSPEEKQLGVAPTWYELKDFMDCCAALGLLDVPTTGCYYTWYSNNGSNPMWCKLGRVLYNNEWLEAGLHCGTHFNPPGCLSNHSPGIVTIFDHTPTKPKPFHFFNMWADHPNFLTTVEQRWNLNVEETPQFSLCERLKALKGALKVFNTQHYSHIFTRAKEADLALQDAQNQLESNPGDVTLRESLGDLRKKVVFLVEAERHFFYHKAKIHYLKEGDRNTKFFHDMVKRNAARNSITVVTRADGTIITTVDEIALRVR